GGCCGACGGAATCGGCCTCAGTTCCATCGAGGCCCCCCGGGGAGACGACACCCACGTCATAAGGCTCACAGGCGGGCAGGAGAACGTCACTTGGTGGAAGGTCCGCGCTCCTACCTACTCAAACGCCGTCTCGTGGCCAATCATGTTCCGGGAAAACGAACTTGCCGACTCGCCGCTCATCATCAACAGCATTGACCCGTGCATCTCCTGCATGGAGCGCATGGTAGTCACCGACCGCTCCTCTGGTCATGAACAGGTAGTGACCAGGTCGGAACTCGTAGAGCGGTGTCGTGAAAAGACGAGGAGGTTGATGGGGTCATGACCCTTATTCAATTCAAGGTTCTCGCGGGAATCGGCCTGCTGTTTTTCTCGCTCCTCGTCTCCCTTCTCTACGAGGGAGTCGACAGGATAATCCACGCTCGGATGCAGCTCCGGTTGGGGCCGCCGCTTTTTCAGCCCTTTTACGATATCCTCAAACTGCTGGGCAAGGAGAACATCGTGCCTCGCAGGGCCATTCCGTGGGCCTTCAACGGGGCCCCCTGGGTCTCGGCCGCCGCCGCGATGATGATCCTCCTTTACGTTCCCATGGGTTCATTGCCTCCACTATTAACAGGCAGCGGCGACCTGATCCTTATCCTCTATCTGCTTGGACTGTCGGCGGTGGCCCTAGCTGTGGGAGGGTTTGCCAGCGGCTCCACCTACGCCAACGTCGGTGCCCAGCGCGAGATGACCCTAATGATGAGCTACGAACTGCCCCTGGCGGTGGTCATCATCACGCTGGCCTGGTTCTCCTACCGTACAGGGATGCCCGGCGACCCCTTCAGTCTAGAGACCTTCGTGAGCATGCCCGTCTGGAGCGTCGTGGGGTGGACGGGACTTTTCGGCCTGGGTTGCCTGCTCGTTGCCCTCCTGGCCGTGGTTCCCGCAGAGGTGGGCAAGGTGCCCATGGATATAGCCGAGGCCAAGACTGAGATCCTCGAAGGACTCATCTGCGAGTATTCCGGCCGTAACCTGGCCATGTTTAAACTCGCCTTTTCCCTGCGGACGCTGGTCATGTGCGCTGTAGTGGTGTCCCTCTTTTTTCCCTGGACCGTCGGTCTCCGCCTTGGACTCCAGGGGCCGATGCTCTTCATGGCGGACTTCCTTTTCTTCTGGGTGAAGGTCTTCTTGATGCAGGTCATAGGCGTGACGACGATACGAACGGCCTTCGGCCGGTTCAAGATTTGGCAGGCGTCTCAATTTTACTGGTTTCACATCGCGGGCCTGTCCCTCGCCGGGATGGTGCTGCTGTCCCTCGACGTGATCCTTTAGGGGGAGTTGAAATGATCAACAGGATGATGATCCAGATGCTCAGGCAG
The Thermovirga sp. DNA segment above includes these coding regions:
- a CDS encoding NADH-quinone oxidoreductase subunit H, coding for MTLIQFKVLAGIGLLFFSLLVSLLYEGVDRIIHARMQLRLGPPLFQPFYDILKLLGKENIVPRRAIPWAFNGAPWVSAAAAMMILLYVPMGSLPPLLTGSGDLILILYLLGLSAVALAVGGFASGSTYANVGAQREMTLMMSYELPLAVVIITLAWFSYRTGMPGDPFSLETFVSMPVWSVVGWTGLFGLGCLLVALLAVVPAEVGKVPMDIAEAKTEILEGLICEYSGRNLAMFKLAFSLRTLVMCAVVVSLFFPWTVGLRLGLQGPMLFMADFLFFWVKVFLMQVIGVTTIRTAFGRFKIWQASQFYWFHIAGLSLAGMVLLSLDVIL